A region of Cellulophaga sp. RHA19 DNA encodes the following proteins:
- a CDS encoding type IX secretion system protein PorD, protein MYKFIIAFFCFAIFSTATAQELNCTVTVNSDQVGQTNQQVFKTLERALNDFMNKTKWTNRIYKEQERVNSRMFITVTEYSSNSFKANIQIQSSRPVFNTSYETPIFNYKDNQFNFNYIEFQPLVYNQNTFDSNLVGVMSYYAYVMLGLDADSFALEGGTEHFKKAQGIVTQAQGSSAAGWSQSSSERTRFELVDNILSNAYREYRVAMYNYHRKGMDVLADNNSTGKQVISGTIRLLSTIAKRRTNAFVLQTFFDAKSDEIVSIFSDGPKMDVVKLKEVLNTAAPFYSSTWNKIKY, encoded by the coding sequence ATGTATAAATTTATAATTGCTTTTTTTTGTTTTGCTATTTTTTCTACTGCCACGGCACAAGAACTTAACTGTACAGTAACAGTAAACTCTGACCAAGTAGGGCAAACAAACCAGCAAGTTTTTAAAACATTAGAGCGTGCGCTTAATGATTTTATGAATAAAACTAAGTGGACAAATCGTATTTACAAAGAGCAAGAACGTGTAAACTCTAGAATGTTTATTACTGTTACAGAGTACTCATCTAATAGTTTTAAAGCAAATATTCAAATACAATCTTCTAGACCTGTTTTTAACACATCATACGAGACACCTATTTTTAATTATAAAGACAATCAGTTTAATTTTAATTATATAGAATTTCAACCATTGGTGTATAACCAAAATACGTTTGATTCTAATTTGGTAGGTGTAATGTCTTACTATGCATATGTTATGTTAGGTTTAGATGCAGATAGTTTTGCTCTAGAGGGAGGTACAGAACATTTTAAAAAAGCACAAGGTATTGTTACTCAAGCTCAGGGTAGTAGTGCAGCAGGGTGGAGTCAGTCTTCTAGTGAAAGAACTCGTTTTGAGCTTGTAGATAACATTTTATCTAACGCTTACAGGGAATATAGAGTTGCAATGTATAACTACCATAGAAAAGGTATGGATGTGCTTGCAGATAATAACAGTACAGGAAAACAAGTAATTTCTGGTACAATACGCTTGCTGTCTACTATAGCTAAGCGTAGAACTAATGCGTTTGTGTTGCAAACATTTTTTGATGCAAAATCAGATGAAATAGTAAGTATTTTTTCTGATGGTCCAAAAATGGATGTGGTAAAACTTAAAGAAGTTTTAAATACAGCCGCACCTTTTTATTCTAGTACGTGGAATAAAATAAAATATTAA